Below is a genomic region from Blochmannia endosymbiont of Camponotus modoc.
TTTCATCTGATAAATATATGTGTTTATCCTTGGGATTTGTAGGATTACGGTAATATCTATATTTTCTAATAAGAATCCTTGCATGGTAATTTTTTTCCAAGCAATTCGTAACAATTTTCGACTATCTATATTATTATATTTAGCATCAGTATCCGGAAACATCGACCCAATATCACCATAACAAGCAGCTCCCAATAAAGCATCGATTAGCGAATGCATCATTACATCGCCATCAGAATGCGCTTTAATTCCTTTCATAAAGGGGATACTTACCCCCCCAATGGTAAGCGGCCGACATCCTCCAAATTGGTGCACATCAAACCCATAACCAATACGTAACATGCTTACAATCCTTGTTAAGTTTCTTTATATAATTTAGATAAATAAAAGTTAGCTAATTTTAAATCATTTTGATGGGTAACTTTTATATTGTCAGAACGACCGTGTATCACAATAGATTTATATCCACAATATTCTACAGCTGATGCTTCATCAGTAACAGTCACTCTATTTTTTAAAGCTTTTTCAAGACAATATTTTAAAAGATCATAATTAAACAACTGTGGAGTTAAAGCATGCCATAAATTTTCACGATCTACAGTATATCTTATAAAATTAGTCCCACAGTAAGTTCGTTTAATAGTATTACAAATTGGTATT
It encodes:
- the ispF gene encoding 2-C-methyl-D-erythritol 2,4-cyclodiphosphate synthase; this encodes MLRIGYGFDVHQFGGCRPLTIGGVSIPFMKGIKAHSDGDVMMHSLIDALLGAACYGDIGSMFPDTDAKYNNIDSRKLLRIAWKKITMQGFLLENIDITVILQIPRINTYIYQMKHHLSQDLNCSVTSINIKATTTDTLGYIGRSEGIACIAVVLLTR